In Mercurialis annua linkage group LG5, ddMerAnnu1.2, whole genome shotgun sequence, a single genomic region encodes these proteins:
- the LOC126680007 gene encoding putative F-box/LRR-repeat protein At4g00320 — protein sequence MEKRVKAEDYASQLPQHLLHHILSFLSIKQIIQTSVLSKTWYQAWNTLHILEFDFDDIFKQNRAKYMAIESTTNMNIQQLYSFVDQIWLTRRRQMISLKKFTVIMPWSYQTPSMSAIDQWIGYALESHVKELKVKPGDFLNNEPVKYMVPLSVFDSKWMQVLCLYRSKLKLPFSGNVKLPCLKKITFEFVDLDDNFIRELLAGSPMLEDIYISAVSGIKELHVSNLVKLGKIFLRFPDLEKLTIDGPNLESITLHLRIEKHKWCNSVNLGVSCKYLSISSPISDKWLNEQLKRLPHLENLELYFCPKLERIEISNPLVSKLFINRCDKLSIVQIDAPCLRYFTYIGDIVSVLSSLNRITLSEVSLHINSKNMDITWYVRLIELLANLNTSFNVLKYVFRSWTGKWIVIPEEARKMVAPPLSYVKELNLKLSGGEAVPMAQLEDAMSWIAPHAQSLIYTYQ from the exons ATGGAGAAGAGAGTTAAAGCTGAAGATTATGCATCTCAACTACCACAACATTTGTTGCATCACATCTTGTCTTTCCTTAGTATTAAGCAAATTATTCAGACAAGTGTTTTATCAAAAACTTGGTATCAAGCATGGAACACTCTCCATATTTTGGAATTCGATTTCGATGACATCTTTAAGCAAAACAGAGCTAAATACATGGCGATTGAATCAACTACCAACATGAACATACAACAACTGTATAGTTTTGTTGATCAAATTTGGCTGACCAGGCGCCGGCAAATGATTAGTTTAAAGAAATTTACAGTTATTATGCCTTGGTCTTACCAAACACCATCCATGTCGGCAATCGATCAATGGATTGGCTATGCTCTTGAGAGTCATGTCAAAGAACTGAAAGTTAAACCTGGTGATTTCTTGAACAATGAACCAGTGAAGTATATGGTGCCACTATCCGTCTTTGATTCAAAATGGATGCAGGTTCTGTGCCTGTATCGCTCCAAGCTGAAGTTGCCGTTTTCTGGTAATGTAAAGCTACCTTGCTTGAAGAAAATCACTTTTGAATTTGTCGATTTGGATGATAACTTTATCAGAGAACTCCTTGCTGGTAGTCCAATGCTTGAAGATATATATATCAGTGCTGTTTCCGGCATCAAGGAATTACATGTATCTAATCTTGTGAAACTTGGAAAAATTTTCCTAAGGTTTCCTGATCTTGAAAAACTGACGATCGATGGACCAAATCTCGAGTCAATTACATTACATTTACGAATAGAAAAACATAAGTGGTGTAATAGCGTAAATCTTGGTGTTTCCTGCAAATATTTATCAATCTCGTCTCCAATTTCGGACAAATGGTTGAATGAGCAGCTGAAGAGGTTACCTCATCTTGAGAACTTGGAATTATATTTCTGCCCTAAACTGGAGAGGATTGAGATCTCGAATCCTCTTGTTAGCAAGTTGTTCATAAATCGTTGTGACAAGCTGAGTATTGTTCAGATTGATGCGCCTTGTTTACGCTACTTTACATACATCGGTGACATTGTTTCAGTATTGTCTTCTTTAAATCGCATCACTCTGTCAGAGGTTTCGTTGCATATTAATTCGAAAAACATGGACATCACTTGGTATGTCAGACTGATTGAACTATTGGCTAATCTCAATACTTCTTTCAATGTATTGAAATATGTATTCCGAAGCTGGACAGGAAAG TGGATTGTTATTCCAGAAGAAGCGAGAAAAATGGTGGCTCCTCCATTAAGTTATGTTAAAGAATTGAATCTTAAACTTTCCGGAGGAGAAGCTGTTCCGATGGCTCAACTTGAGGATGCTATGTCATGGATTGCTCCTCATGCCCAGAGTCTTATTTATACCTATCAATAG
- the LOC126680699 gene encoding F-box/FBD/LRR-repeat protein At5g22660-like produces the protein MDYLISELPDEILESIISHLSIKDAAATSILSRRWRHLWENIDYPILDIDLAALISISTYENLSSQPVRSEILSLVSTILDRHQGSTIHELRIRFPYWIKTAVKKKVKSLFLQFNTLCGNSITYTWLFDTLPSSFSSLVSLRLVALHSLYSRTLIDYFLLNSPLLEVLFIQRCSDLTNLKIHCPKLKHLTLSDNDIGCLEISAPNLESFKCRQESEPILLFKTVPSLKQISLEGFDSYRLIVSTYLNPILGLLSQLDSLALTKLHHADIISSPIIDFPILKNLKQLDLSVSRYHDLVDTLTPLMQASPKLLNVSIINLGSRVSLHSDALVRLRRRLPSSVELRLFISIISS, from the coding sequence ATGGATTATCTCATAAGCGAATTGCCGGACGAAATCCTCGAGAGCATAATCTCGCATTTGTCGATAAAAGACGCAGCAGCAACGAGCATCCTCTCCCGCAGATGGAGACACTTATGGGAAAACATTGATTATCCTATTCTCGACATCGACCTTGCAGCTTTAATCTCCATCTCCACGTACGAAAATCTATCTTCACAACCTGTAAGAAGCGAAATACTGAGTTTAGTGTCGACCATCTTGGATCGACATCAAGGCTCAACCATACACGAACTCAGAATTCGTTTTCCGTATTGGATTAAGACAGCCGTTAAAAAGAAAGTTAAAAGTCTTTTTCTACAGTTCAACACATTGTGTGGTAATTCTATTACATACACTTGGCTATTCGATACACTTCCTTCCAGTTTCAGCTCTCTCGTATCTCTTCGCCTCGTAGCTTTACATTCTTTATATTCTCGAACATTGATCGactattttttattgaattctcCGCTTTTAGAGGTGTTGTTCATTCAAAGGTGCTCTGACTTGACAAACTTGAAAATTCACTGTCCGAAGCTAAAACATCTTACTTTAAGTGACAATGATATTGGATGTCTTGAAATATCAGCACCAAATCTCGAATCTTTCAAGTGTAGACAGGAGTCTGAGCCGATCCTTCTGTTTAAAACTGTTCCGTCTCTCAAGCAGATATCTTTGGAGGGATTCGACTCTTACAGGCTTATAGTAAGTACTTATCTAAACCCTATTTTGGGTTTGCTAAGTCAACTCGACTCGCTTGCATTGACAAAACTACACCATGCTGATATAATTTCTAGTCCTATCATAGATTTTCCTATTCTGAAAAATCTCAAGCAATTGGACCTCTCAGTAAGTAGGTATCATGATCTAGTCGACACTCTCACTCCGTTGATGCAAGCTTCGCCGAAGTTGCTTAATGTATCGATCATCAATTTGGGTAGTCGTGTATCACTCCATTCAGATGCGTTGGTTCGATTGAGACGTAGGCTACCTTCATCTGTAGAGTTAAGATTATTTATTAGTATCATTAGCTCATAG
- the LOC126683141 gene encoding F-box/LRR-repeat protein At3g26922-like — MDYLISELPDEILENIISHLSIKDAAATSILSRRWRHLWKYIDYPILDIDLADLISISSYENPSSQPVRSEILSLVSTILDRHQGSTIPELRIRFPYCYSSFGGEVDARPLVCWIKTAVKKKVKNLFLQFNTLGGNTITNARTFRTLPSSFSSLVSLCLVALHSLYSRTLINYFLLNSPLLEMLFIQRCSGLTNLKIYCPNLKHLTLSDTSTEHLEISAPNLESFKFQHDSQPTLVFKNVPSLKHISLEGFDSYRLIVSSNRNPIFRLLTQLDSLALTKLSQADITSSPIINFPVLKNLKQLDLSINSYSDLLNTLIPLLQASPELLKVSLINLENGVYGCSRGEYALSSRHQCLEVVEIVGFMGSGEEIELAGYLAEYATSLKKIIVHPHYESVHSGGLVRLRLRLPSPVELQII, encoded by the coding sequence ATGGATTATCTCATAAGCGAATTACCCGACGAAATCCTCGAGAACATAATCTCGCATTTGTCGATAAAAGACGCAGCCGCAACGAGCATCCTCTCGCGCAGGTGGAGACACTTATGGAAATACATTGATTATCCTATTCTCGACATCGACCTTGCAGATTTAATCTCCATCTCCTCGTACGAAAATCCATCTTCACAACCTGTAAGAAGCGAAATACTGAGTTTGGTGTCGACCATCTTGGATCGACATCAAGGCTCAACCATACCCGAACTCAGAATTCGTTTTCCTTATTGCTATTCCAGCTTCGGGGGTGAAGTCGATGCACGCCCGTTAGTTTGTTGGATTAAGACAGCCGTCAAAAAGAAAGTTAAAAATCTTTTTCTACAGTTCAACACATTGGGTGGTAATACTATTACCAATGCTCGGACATTCCGAACACTTCCTTCCAGTTTCAGTTCTCTCGTATCTCTTTGCCTTGTAGCTTTACATTCTTTATATTCTCGAACATTGATcaactattttttattgaattctcCACTTTTAGAGATGTTGTTCATTCAAAGGTGCTCCGGCTTGACAAACTTGAAAATCTACTGTCCGAACCTAAAACATCTTACTTTAAGTGATACCTCTACTGAACATCTTGAAATATCAGCACCAAATCTCGAATCTTTCAAGTTTCAACACGACTCTCAGCCGACCCTTGTGTTTAAAAATGTTCCGTCTCTCAAGCATATATCTTTGGAGGGATTCGACTCTTACAGACTTATAGTAAGTAGTAATCGAAACCCTATTTTCCGTTTGTTAACTCAACTTGACTCGCTTGCATTGACAAAACTTAGCCAGGCGGATATAACTTCTAGTCCTATCATAAACTTTCCTGTCCTGAAAAATCTCAAGCAATTGGACCTCTCCATAAATAGTTATTCTGATCTACTCAACACTCTTATTCCGTTGCTACAAGCTTCGCCCGAGTTGCTTAAAGTATCGCTCATCAATTTGGAAAACGGGGTTTATGGATGTTCAAGGGGGGAATACGCGCTGAGTTCGCGCCATCAATGTCTTGAGGTGGTGGAAATAGTCGGATTTATGGGTTCTGGGGAAGAGATAGAATTGGCTGGTTACTTAGCGGAGTATGCTACTTCACTCAAGAAGATAATAGTACATCCTCATTATGAATCGGTCCATTCAGGTGGGTTGGTTCGATTGAGACTTAGGCTACCTTCACCTGTAGAGTTACAGATAATTTAG
- the LOC126680701 gene encoding F-box/FBD/LRR-repeat protein At5g53840-like translates to MDYLISKFLDEILENIISHLSIKDAAATSILSHRWRHLWKYIDYPILDIDLSALISISTYENLSSQPVRSEILSLLSTILDQHQGSTIPELRIRFPYCYSSFRGEVDARPLVCWIKAAVNKKVKNLFLQFNTLGGNTITNARVFRTLPSSFSSLVSLRLVALHSLYSQTLINYFLLNSPLLEVLFIQRCSGLTNLKIYCLNLKHLTLSDISIERLEISAPNLESFKFQHESEPTLLFKNVSSLKHMSLEGFDSYRLVVSSNRNPIFANSTRLACIDKTTPGGYSF, encoded by the coding sequence ATGGATTATCTCATAAGCAAATTCCTCGACGAAATCCTCGAGAACATAATCTCGCATTTGTCGATAAAAGACGCAGCAGCAACGAGCATCCTCTCGCACAGGTGGAGACACTTATGGAAATACATTGATTATCCTATTCTCGACATCGACCTTTCAGCTTTAATCTCCATCTCCACATACGAAAATCTATCTTCACAACCTGTAAGAAGCGAAATACTGAGTTTACTGTCGACCATCTTGGATCAACATCAAGGCTCAACCATACCCGAACTCAGAATTCGTTTTCCTTATTGCTATTCCAGCTTCAGGGGTGAAGTCGATGCACGCCCGTTAGTTTGTTGGATTAAGGCAGCCGTTAACAAGAAAGTTAAAAATCTTTTTCTACAGTTCAACACATTGGGTGGTAATACTATTACCAATGCTCGGGTATTCCGAACACTTCCTTCCAGTTTTAGTTCTCTCGTATCTCTTCGCCTTGTAGCTTTACATTCTTTATATTCTCAAACATTGATcaactattttttattgaattctcCGCTTTTAGAGGTGTTATTCATTCAAAGGTGCTCCGGCTTGACAAACTTGAAAATCTACTGTCTGAACCTAAAACATCTTACTTTGAGTGATATCTCTATTGAACGTCTTGAAATATCCGCACCAAATCTCGAATCTTTCAAGTTTCAACACGAGTCTGAGCCGACTCTtctgtttaaaaatgtttcgtCTCTCAAGCATATGTCTTTGGAGGGATTCGACTCTTACAGGCTTGTAGTAAGTAGTAATCGAAACCCTATTTTTGCTAACTCAACTCGACTCGCTTGCATTGACAAAACTACGCCAGGCGGATATAGCTTCTAG
- the LOC126680700 gene encoding putative F-box protein At1g58310, whose product MEERVKAEDYANQLPEHLLHHIFSYLSIKQIVQTSVLSKAWYRAWNTLHILEFNFSHIFEQNRAKYMETESTSDINRQQLYDFADQVLLTRRRQMINLKKFTVRMPWFYLTPHTVSAIDRWIGYALESRVKELKFGAGASHKDENFKYSVPLSVFDSKWMQVLSLSDCKLKLPFSGNVKLSCLKKIALRNVYVDDNFIRELLAGSPMLEYICLREVFGIKELNVFDLAKLGKIAIEMLPDLEKLTINAPKLETITWKIHKWPFSVNLGDSCKNLSFSHAPFSDKWLNEQLTRFPHLENLTLYMCPYLQKIAISNLLVSGLSISCCRDLRIVRIDAPCLRHFTYEGDIVPILSSINCITLSEVSLDFNSKYMDNTWYTELIELLANFNTCFNVLKYVFTSMTGRLQWVVIPEEVRKMVAPPLSNVKELNFHIWSQRKAEALPMVQLEDAMSWIAPHPNSLSISVDHLYKGGVASNRKSLIRERGGVNPVVEKVDVMAKWAVFEPTGPRIERKSQLHFLSLKVLNPNARFK is encoded by the exons ATGGAGGAGAGAGTTAAAGCAGAAGATTATGCAAATCAGCTACCAGAACACTTGTTGCATCACATCTTCTCTTATCTTAGTATTAAACAAATTGTTCAGACTAGTGTGTTGTCAAAAGCTTGGTATCGGGCATGGAACACTCTCCATATTTTGGAATTCAATTTCTCCCACATCTTTGAGCAAAACAGAGCTAAATACATGGAAACTGAATCAACTTCCGACATAAACAGACAACAACTGTATGATTTTGCTGATCAAGTTTTGCTTACCCGGCGCCGGCAAATGAttaatttaaagaaatttaCAGTCCGTATGCCATGGTTTTACCTAACACCACATACGGTGTCGGCAATCGATCGATGGATTGGCTATGCTCTTGAGAGTCGTGTCAAAGAACTGAAATTTGGAGCTGGTGCATCTCACAAAGATGAAAATTTTAAGTATAGCGTGCCACTATCGGTCTTTGATTCGAAATGGATGCAGGTTCTGTCTCTGTCTGACTGCAAGCTGAAGCTGCCATTTTCTGGTAATGTAAAGTTATCTTGCCTGAAAAAAATAGCTCTTAGAAATGTCTATGTGGATGACAACTTTATCAGAGAACTTCTTGCTGGTAGTCCTATGCTTGAATATATATGTTTGCGTGAAGTTTTTGGTATCAAGGAATTAAATGTATTTGATCTTGCGAAACTCGGAAAAATCGCTATTGAAATGCTTCCTGATCTTGAAAAACTGACAATCAATGCACCAAAACTTGAAACAATTACATGGAAAATACATAAGTGGCCTTTTAGCGTCAATCTTGGTGATTCTTGCAAAAATTTATCATTCAGCCACGCTCCATTTTCAGATAAATGGTTGAATGAGCAGCTGACTAGGTTCCCTCATCTTGAAAACCTGACATTGTATATGTGCCCTTATCTACAAAAGATTGCGATTTCAAATCTTCTTGTTAGCGGGTTGTCTATAAGTTGCTGCAGAGATCTGCGTATTGTTCGGATTGATGCACCTTGTTTACGCCACTTCACATACGAGGGTGACATTGTTCCAATATTGTCTTCTATAAATTGCATCACTCTGTCAGAGGTTTCCTTGGATTTTAATTCGAAATACATGGACAACACTTGGTATACCGAACTGATTGAACTATTGGCCAATTTCAATACTTGTTTCAATGTATTGAAATATGTGTTCACAAGCATGACAGGAAGG CTGCAGTGGGTTGTTATTCCAGAAGAAGTGAGAAAAATGGTGGCTCCTCCGTTAAGTAAtgttaaagaattgaattttcATATTTGGTCTCAAAGAAAAGCGGAAGCCCTTCCCATGGTTCAACTTGAGGATGCTATGTCATGGATTGCTCCTCATCCCAACAGTCTATCCATATCCGTTGATCATCTCTATAAGGGTGGG GTGGCGAGCAACCGTAAATCTTTAATCAGAGAGAGAGGCGGAGTAAACCCAGTGGTAGAGAAAGTCGACGTGATGGCTAAGTGGGCAGTGTTCGAGCCAACA GGTCCAAG AATTGAGAGAAAATCCCAGTTACATTTTCTGTCGTTGAAGGTGCTGAACCCTAATGCCAG GTTTAAGTAA